The Microbacterium schleiferi genome contains the following window.
GGCGCCGCCAGCCTCGGTCGCGATGCGGACGATCCCGTCGGCCACTGCGTGAATCTCAGCGCCCTGGCCACCGGGTGCGAAGTCAACACCCTCGTGCATCCGGCCCCACCGCATCCCGTAGGGAGAACTGATCGGCACACCGACCGCGAAGGGGTATTGCACGGCTGCCGAGGCGTTGTTGACGTAGGTCGACGCGACCTCGCGCACGCCCGCTTCGACAGCCAGCTCGGCCATCGAGACAGCCGAATAGCCTTCCTCGCGGCTCAGAGTCGCTGTGGCTGCCTCCGCCGGCGCAACGTAGGCCTGAATGTCTTCCTCGGGCGAGGCGGTCGGCTCAACATCGCCGAGCGCGACGATCGACGCGGTGGGCCCCTCGCCCCCGCCGACGGCTGCGACGGCCTCGACGGGCGTCGTCATTCCCACGGCGAGCAAGCCGACGATTCCCATGACTCCGACCGAGAAGGACGTGGCAGCGAACTTGCGCACGGACCCGGTGCGGGGGCGACGGCGAGCAACGTGCTCGGATGCCGCGGGCTGCGCCTCGGCGTCTGCCGGCGCATCCGCCGTGGTGGATGTTTCCCGAGCGAGTGTCGCGGTCTCCCCCGTCACTCCGAAGGTGCGGACGACTTCCTCAAACAGGTCACGCGCGGACTCGCTCGCCGGCATCTGCGGCTCATCCGCGACAGGCAGTTCCTCCGCGCGGGGTGACTCCTCCGCGGCGGGTGGCTCCGGGGCGTCTGCCACGGGAGCGACATCTTCGACGGGAGTCTCATCGACATCATCCGTCGGCGCGATCGCCGCCGCGTCGTTGTGGGGAGCCTCGTCGACCGAGACGAACCCAAGCACCTGGTCCGCCACAACAGGCTCGGGTGCCGGGGCGGCCTCGGATGCCGGGGCGGCGGGCGCGGTACCGGCACGGCGGGCGCGACGGGTCAAGGGGACTTCGGTGGCGACGCCCTCTGCGGCGACGACGGTCTGGTCGGGCTGCCGGGCAGAGTCGATTCCCGCTCCCGAGAGCGCCTCGGCTTCGGTATCCGTGAGCGGCACATTGTGGAGGCGTGACCGTAGCCCTGCCGGCCGCGGAGCGAGCTCACCGGCCGAAACCTCAGCGTCGTGCGGGCCTGTCGTCACGGGGGCAGACACCGGGTTGTCGAGGCGACGACCGCGGCGCAACTCCGCTCGAGAAGAACCCGATGACTCCGACGCCTGCACAGGCGTGGGAGTCGTGCGACTGGAGCGGCGCGTTGGCGCTGCGTCAGGCGCAGGGGTATCGGGGGTCACGGATCTCGCTCTCGGTCGTCGGGTACGACACGGGTGTTCGAAGGGTACTCAGCCTGCTCTGCCCCGGTTTCCCGGATGCGCAAAGAAGGTAACGATACGGTAAACGCTACCTGGTCGCGCCTGAGAAAGCCATGGACGATCCCCATTCTGCGGATTCCACAGTGGTATCCGCAGATCCGTTGTCAGGGTTGCGCGAGGGTCAACAGTCGATCGAAGACGCCGGGGACCGCGGCGATCACCAGAACGCGACCGGTGTCATCCGCGGGCAGAAGTGCGAAGCGTCCGCCGGCTTCTGTCACGATGAGCGCCGCGGCGGCGTGATCCCAGGGTTTGAGCCCTCGCTCGAAGTAGCCGTCGACGCGGCCGGCGGCCACCGAGCACAGGTCGATGGATGCTGCGCCCATCCGTCTGATGTCTCGGGCTATCGGCATGACGCGGGCAACCCGACCCAGGTCACCCGCGTGGGTGGCGGGGTCGTATCCGAAGCCGGTTGCCAGCAGCGCACCCGCGGCGGAGACCTCAGCCTCGACGTGAAGTCGCCGGTCGCCGAGCCAGGCCCCCGCGCCCTGGGCCGCATGGAACATCTCGTCCAGCGACGGCACATACACGGCGCCGGCCAGCGCGGTCCACGTCTGCGGGTCGGACGTTCCCTGCACGGCCGCAATGCTCACGGCATAGAACGGGATGCCGTAGGCGTAGTTGACCGTCCCATCGATCGGATCCACGACCCAGGTGGTGCCGCTGCTTCCGGGGTCGGCATCCGATTCTTCACCGAGAAAACCGTCCGTCGGTCGAAGCTCGCGGAGCCTGGAGCGGATGAGGGCCTCGACCTCGCGGTCAGCCTCGGTGACGATGTCTGCGAGCGCGGACTTGGTAGCCGCGATCGAGACGCCCGCGCTGCGACGCTCGCGCGCCAGCTGCCCTGCCTCGCGGGCAAGGTCGATGGCGATGTTCTCGAGTTCTCGCGGGTCGGCGTCAGTCACCCCTTCACGCTAGCGTCCGATCACGACTGGCGCGGCGGCTCCGCGGGATCGTCAGCGTCGCTCTCCGGGGACGACTCGACTGCGGGGTCGGCGCTCACGTCCGGCTCGACCGTGGCCGGTGCCTCGGGCGCAGCTTCAGCACTCGCAGGTGCGGGCGGTGCAGCGTCGGGGGCTCCGGCAGCACTTCCAGGCGCGGCCGGAGCAGGCGCAGCCGGGGCGGGCGGCGGCGACACCGGAGCGAAGATCTGCGCGCCGGGCGTGGGGTGACCCGTGTAGTACGCGTTCCAGTCCGGCGAGCCATCGGGCAGCATCGGCAGGGGTGTCACGCCGTCGATGTACATCGGCCACGGGAGCAGGTCTTGTTCAGCGCTGGCAGCGGGTGCGGAGGGCGCCGACGTCGTGGCGACCGGGGCCACACCGACGGGACGGGGCGCGAACAGCAGATTCACGAGGGGTACGAGCGCCGTGCCGACGGCGGCCAGGATGACGACGGCAACGACGATCCGCCAGTAGAACTCCGCGAAGAAGATCCAGTCGCTGAAGATCAGCGGCAGTAGCAGGAGCAGTGCGAGGAGCGCGACCAGCCCCACCGTGACGGGGGCGAGGATGCGGTTGATGGGCGTGACGTGCCGCAGGGCAGCCCGAAGGAAGAACCGGGCATGCAGGAGGGCGAGCTGGAGCACGAGGACGACCAGGAGGAAGCGGAGGAACCGTCCGGGTCCGACGAAATCCCACCCGTAGAACGACCAGGGCTCGGGCATCCAGATCAAGATGATGCCGGCCAGGAGCGCGACAACCCACGTGGCGATGCTGGCGATGGCGAACCACGCAGGACGGCGCGGGGCAAGCCGCGCTTCCATGATGGCGATCCCCGCGAAACCGGCGAACAGCAGCACGGTGATGAACGCACGGACAATCGAGCCGGTCTGCGGACCGACGAGGACCCAGACGACGCAGATGAGGGCTGCGGCGACGAGCGCACCGATCGCAACCCAGATCGCTGCGCGCGCGTAGGGGGACCGCGTCGCGAAGGACTGTTCGTCCGTTCCGGCAGCCGGAGGGGGCGACGGGACGTGCGGTGTGGGTGCGTCGGACGACGGGGTGGTCATGAATCCTCCCGAGGATCGATGTCGCTGTCATCCTCGCACGCGAGCCTTAGATCCAAACCCCCCGGTTCGCCCCGATTGTGGACGATCTGGCCGCGGCGCGCGGGTAGGAGGAGGCGATTTCTGACAGCCCGTCACTCGCTGTAATATTGCTAGTCGCGCCTCCGGTCGACTGTACAAGCTGGGCGGGTGCGCATTCGGCAGGTTACCCAAGCGGCCAAAGGGATCTGACTGTAAATCAGCCGGCATAGCCTTCGGGGGTTCGAATCCCTCACCTGCCACTCAACGAATAACGGGTCTCGCGAAAGCGGGGCCCGTTATTCGTTGATCGAGCACTACGGGTTCGAACCCCCGGGTGGGCCCACGCCGCCCGAGGCTCCGCGCGCTGCGCAGCAGCGCGTGGAGGGGCGGTGGGGACGAATCCCTCACCTGCCACAAAATGTTCAAGGGCTCTCGCGAAGCGGGGGCCCTTAAACATTTCTGAGCACTGCGGGTTCGAGCCGCCGGGTGGGCCCACGCCGCCCGACGCTCCGAGCCCGAGCGGGCTGGGAGCAGGCCTCAGGTGCCGATGCGGTCCATGTCGCCGCCGGTGAGCGCGTCCGGGGTGCGCAGCAGCGCGCCGTGGAAGCGGCACGTTGCTGCGGCGATGTCCATCGCAGTGCCGAGGACGTCGGCCCACTCGTCGGCGGTCGTCGGATCGCGCTGCACCATGCCCGCCACGAGCGCGGCGAGGGATGCATCCCCGGCGCCCATCGTGTCGATGACGTCTCCCGGCAGCGACGAGACGGGCTTGGTCACCGACGCCGGGTCGGTGATCAGTGTTGCTCCCGCAGAGCCGCGCGTTGCCAGCACCGTCGGCACGCCGAGCTCCCGCATCCGCGCCGCCGCGGCATCCAGGTCCGACGTGTAGAGCAGCGTTGCGTCGTCATCACCGATCTTCACCGCACCGGCACCGCGTGCCAGTGCCTCGAAGCCGCGTCGAAACTCATCCAGGTCCGTCATCATGCCCGTGCGGGGGTTGGGGTCGATGACCAGCCGCGAGGATGCCTCGCCGACGGCATCGATGAGCTGTGCCGTCTGCTCGACGTCATCGAACGGATAGCAGCTGACGACGATGCGGTCGGCATCCGCGATCGCTGCCCGCTGGGCGGGGTCGAACTCCAGCCGCCGCGCCTGCGCAGCCTCGTTGAAGACATAGGTCGGTTCGCCATCGACGCGCACGCTCACGGCTCGCGAACTGCCGAGCGCGGAGGGGGACGCCAGCAGCTTCACACCGTAGTCGGCGAGGTAGGCACGGATCTTCGCACCGGCGTCGTCGTCGCCGACCATCGCGATCAACGTCGTCGGCACGCCGAGACGTGACAGCCCGACCGCCACGTTCAGTGCAGCGCCGCCCACGAATTCGCGAACGCCGGTGTCATCGCGTAGTTCATCGATCAGCGCGTCGCCAATCACCACCACCGAACTCATGCCGGGGCTTCTCCGTTCTCGAGGACGCGCGCAACGAAAGCCTCGGTGCGGCGCCGTGTCCCATCGATCTTCAGGTCGACGCTGCCGCGCACCTCGCTGGGCGCGAGCGGGGCGGCAAGGCGAACGTTGTCATGGCAGGAGAGGTCGCTGCAGATGTAGGTGCCGACGCTGTCACCGTGGGCTCCGGCATCGCCGGCGCGACGTGCGGTGAAGAGTGAGACCTGATTGCCGGGCTGCATCGTGTGGCACAGGTTGCACATCGCCGCCCGCGAGCGCGACGAGCTCTCGGATGCCCGGAGCACGACTCCCCGCGGCTCTCCCTCGACCTCGGCCACCAGGTATCCGCGGCCCCGGAACTCGGGGTCGCGCCAGGCGAGAAAGTCGAAGTGGTACCAGTCGGTCGTTCGAGCACTCAGCGGAACCTCGATGACGCGAAGCTCATCGGGTGCCGCGTTGACAAACGATGCACGAAGTTCCTCTTCGGTGAGCGGGCGCATGCCACCTCCTCCCGACATCCTATGAAGCCGGAGCCTCACTGTCTCCCGTCGGAGCACTGACGCCTGGCAGCACCCAGGCAGCGAACGCCGGGCCCTCAGCCGCGATGAGGACGGCACCGTCCGACGCTGCCGCGAGCGTCGCATCCCCGACGAGCGCGATCGCCCGGTCGGCGCCGAGCACGGCGGCGGAGGGAAGCGTGAGGTCGGCATCCGTCGTGGTCACGAGCACGAGGACCGACTCGTCTGCGCTCTCGCGCACGAACACGACGGTGTTCTCGTCGACGTGAACCCACCGCAAACCGCCTGTCGCGAGCGCAGGATGCTGGCGCCGAAGCGCGATCAGCTCCCGGTAGAGCCCCAAGCGCGCGGCGACGGCGGGATCTGTCTCGGTGCCCCACGGCATCGGGGTGCGGCTCGCCTCGCCGTCCGCACCGACGAGGCCGAACTCATCACCGGCGAACAGCACCGGCATCCCGGGCAGTGTCATCGACAGGCCCACGGCTAGCGGGATGACCTCTGCCGGCGCGTTGGTCGCGAACCGCGCGGTGTCATGGCTGTCGAGGGTCTGCATGTTTCCCAGCCGCACGCGCCACGGAATGCCCGCCGTGAAGCGAGTGACCGCCCCGACGAACTGCGTCGCGTCGTACCGCGGGATGCCGCCGATCGGCTGCCCGAAGAACCACGGCTCGGTCCGCTTCTCCCCCTCGCCGGAGTAGTAGGGCTCGCCGGTCGGTTCGCACAGCCACGCCCACAGGGGCCGCGCGAACGAGGGGTAGGTCATGGCGCCGTGCCAGCCGTCGCCGGTGAGATCGCTCGACGCGTCGTTGGTGATCTCGGCGATGAGGACGGTGTCAGGGTTGGCCTCGATCATCGTCTGACGGGTGATCTGTCGCACCTCGGCGTTCAGGTCGACGTCACCGAGGCGTCCCGTCATGTTCGCGACATCGATGCGCCAGCCGTCCAGCGAGAACGGCGGCTTCAGCCACTGCGCGACGACCGAATCGCCTCCCTCGACGAACCGGCGACGCAGCTCCGCGGATGCCCAATTGAACTTCGGCAGGGTCGGGGTGCCGAGCCAGGACTCGTAGCGGGTGTGCCCGGCATCCGTGAAGTAGTAGAACTCGCCCTCGGGCGCTTCGGGATTACCCAGGGCCGCCTGGAACCACTCGTGACGATCGCCGGAGTGGTTGGTGGTGAGGTCACCGATGACACGGATGCCGCGGTCATGCGCAGCCTCGACCAGCCGTACGAGGGCCTCATCGCCACCCAGCAGCGGATCGACGCTCGTGAAGCTCGACGCGTCGTAGCGATGGTTCGAGGCAGCGGGGAAGAAGGGGTGAGGTAGAGCAGGTTCACGCCGAGGCCCACGAGGTGGTCGAGGTGCTCACGGATGCCGTCGAGGTCGCCGCCGTAGAACTGCTGCGAGCGCCCCGGCATCACGGGGTCGACGGCCTCGTCCCACGCGGCGGGAATGGCCCAATCGGGAGTGGGGTGCTGGTCCGCGGTTGCGGAGCGAGCGAACCGGTCGGGAAACACCTGGTACATGACCGCGTCGTACATCCACGCGGGCGGTGCTGGGTGGGCGACCAGGGCGAAGTCGTCGGCGTCGCGGGTTTCGAGGTCTGACAGACCGGCTTGGTTGAGCCAGTGGACGCGACCGGACTCGTGCACGAGAAGCCACCGGTACCCGTGCCGGCGGTTGCGGACGACGATCGGCGCTTCCCACCACGTCCAGCCGTCGGCGCTCCCGATCTCGGTCGCCTCGGTCCAGGCCGGTTCGTGATCGGGGTTCGACAGGGTCCGGACGGCCCGCAGCGGCGGGTAGGAGGCGGGAACACGGAGGCGGACGCGCACCACCTCGCCGAGTCCGGGCGTCTGCGTGGAGACGTGCAGGGGGATCCGTCGTGGTG
Protein-coding sequences here:
- a CDS encoding M23 family metallopeptidase, producing MTTGPHDAEVSAGELAPRPAGLRSRLHNVPLTDTEAEALSGAGIDSARQPDQTVVAAEGVATEVPLTRRARRAGTAPAAPASEAAPAPEPVVADQVLGFVSVDEAPHNDAAAIAPTDDVDETPVEDVAPVADAPEPPAAEESPRAEELPVADEPQMPASESARDLFEEVVRTFGVTGETATLARETSTTADAPADAEAQPAASEHVARRRPRTGSVRKFAATSFSVGVMGIVGLLAVGMTTPVEAVAAVGGGEGPTASIVALGDVEPTASPEEDIQAYVAPAEAATATLSREEGYSAVSMAELAVEAGVREVASTYVNNASAAVQYPFAVGVPISSPYGMRWGRMHEGVDFAPGGQGAEIHAVADGIVRIATEAGGAYGVHVVIDSIVDGELVSTNYAHMQYGSLRVQAGQVIKLGDVVGTVGTTGHSTGPHLHFEVLLNGKTPTEPMAWLAAHNVPSTVVTVPEAPVTVDQ
- a CDS encoding inositol monophosphatase family protein, which gives rise to MTDADPRELENIAIDLAREAGQLARERRSAGVSIAATKSALADIVTEADREVEALIRSRLRELRPTDGFLGEESDADPGSSGTTWVVDPIDGTVNYAYGIPFYAVSIAAVQGTSDPQTWTALAGAVYVPSLDEMFHAAQGAGAWLGDRRLHVEAEVSAAGALLATGFGYDPATHAGDLGRVARVMPIARDIRRMGAASIDLCSVAAGRVDGYFERGLKPWDHAAAALIVTEAGGRFALLPADDTGRVLVIAAVPGVFDRLLTLAQP
- a CDS encoding carbohydrate kinase family protein, whose protein sequence is MSSVVVIGDALIDELRDDTGVREFVGGAALNVAVGLSRLGVPTTLIAMVGDDDAGAKIRAYLADYGVKLLASPSALGSSRAVSVRVDGEPTYVFNEAAQARRLEFDPAQRAAIADADRIVVSCYPFDDVEQTAQLIDAVGEASSRLVIDPNPRTGMMTDLDEFRRGFEALARGAGAVKIGDDDATLLYTSDLDAAAARMRELGVPTVLATRGSAGATLITDPASVTKPVSSLPGDVIDTMGAGDASLAALVAGMVQRDPTTADEWADVLGTAMDIAAATCRFHGALLRTPDALTGGDMDRIGT
- a CDS encoding FBP domain-containing protein yields the protein MRPLTEEELRASFVNAAPDELRVIEVPLSARTTDWYHFDFLAWRDPEFRGRGYLVAEVEGEPRGVVLRASESSSRSRAAMCNLCHTMQPGNQVSLFTARRAGDAGAHGDSVGTYICSDLSCHDNVRLAAPLAPSEVRGSVDLKIDGTRRRTEAFVARVLENGEAPA
- a CDS encoding DUF3459 domain-containing protein; its protein translation is MTLPGMPVLFAGDEFGLVGADGEASRTPMPWGTETDPAVAARLGLYRELIALRRQHPALATGGLRWVHVDENTVVFVRESADESVLVLVTTTDADLTLPSAAVLGADRAIALVGDATLAAASDGAVLIAAEGPAFAAWVLPGVSAPTGDSEAPAS